TTATCGTTGTCGGTAACCCACAGGTATTGGCCGTAGTACGTCAGGCCGACGGGTTGGCGGCTGGGGGAGGCGAACGAGGCCGCGACCGACCCCGTCGTAGAGAAGCCGTAGATGAAGGGAGCGGTCCCGCCAGCGGCCAACCACAGGAGGAGGTTGCGGTGGTCCCACGCGACGTCGAGGGGGCTGGGCTTCGGGATCGAGAACGACGACAGGATGCTGCCGGTGGTCAGGTCGTGGCGGAAACCTTGCGGCGGCGTTTCCCTCGTCGTGAACAGCGCGGTCGTCCCGGCGCCGCCGTCGCCCGTAGCCTCGGGCGCCAGGCCGTGCGCCCGGGCGGGTACGGCGAAGGAGCCGTACAGGCTGCCCGTGGGCGAGGCGCGGTAAACGTAGGAGTTGCTAAGATCGCCGACCCATACGTAACCCGGCTCCGAATAGGCGAGGCCGTGGCTGCCCGGAGACCAGGTTATGGTCCACGAGGAGCGGATGGAACCGCTCGCCGGGTTAACGCGGTACACGCGGTTCAGCGCGCCCGCGGCCAATACGTAGAGGTCGGCGTTCGAGCGCGCCAACCCTAGGCCCGGTCCGGGTGGAAACGAGAACGACCCGACGACCTGGCCGAGATCGGCCGACGCCGGCATCGCGGCTAACGCCACTGCCAGGATCGCGTAAAATATTTTTCTCATTTTCTTCCCCCTGGGATTAAGGACCGCGTAAGGAGTCGATCGTTCTTTTAGCGGCGGGAGGGAAACCGGAAAACCGCCTTCCGGCCGCCTTTTTCTCCTCCCCGCGGTTATTTCTTAAACGCCACCAATTCCTGGAACCACTCCTCCTCGCGGTAGCGCTCGAGGTCGACGTCGGTGGCGGCGTAGACGTGGCTCGGCGGGTCCAGCCGGAGGGCTTCCGCCAGGTGGTGCCGGCACTGCTCGGCGTCGCCCCGCGCCGCCCAGTAACACGCGAAGTTGTAGTGCTGGTCCGCCCCCTCGGGCTCGAGCGCCAGGGCGCGTTCGAATTCGGCGCGCGCCTCCTCCAGCCGGCCCATGTATTCGTAGACCGAGGCGCGGGCGTCGTACGCGCGGGCGTCGTGGGGGTCGTTCCGAAGCATCGCCGCTACGGTTTCGAGCGCTTCGTCGGACCGGCCCAGCCGGCCCAGCGCCAGGGCCCGGCCCTTCATCGCCCGGCCGTTGCCGGGGTCGTCCGCCAGGACCTCGTCGAACATCCGGAGCGCCTCTTCGTCCCGCCGTTCCCGGATGTAATTCATCGCGACCGTTACCTGGCCGTCGGCGCGGATGCGGCGGGCTTCCTCTTCCGTAAGGCGTTTTTTCTCCGCTACCATAGTGTCGCGATTATACGAAAACGGCCCGCGTTTGTCGAGGGGTCGAAAAATCCGGCTTTGCGGCCGGGTTCCGAGAATACGTAGGGTCGTACCTTCCGGTG
This sequence is a window from bacterium. Protein-coding genes within it:
- a CDS encoding tetratricopeptide repeat protein; protein product: MVAEKKRLTEEEARRIRADGQVTVAMNYIRERRDEEALRMFDEVLADDPGNGRAMKGRALALGRLGRSDEALETVAAMLRNDPHDARAYDARASVYEYMGRLEEARAEFERALALEPEGADQHYNFACYWAARGDAEQCRHHLAEALRLDPPSHVYAATDVDLERYREEEWFQELVAFKK